The following proteins come from a genomic window of Rutidosis leptorrhynchoides isolate AG116_Rl617_1_P2 chromosome 10, CSIRO_AGI_Rlap_v1, whole genome shotgun sequence:
- the LOC139871223 gene encoding uncharacterized protein, translating to MAYIQTRFKRITAAFDDDARARLCQSSSGSDHSATNSVTDLSDLIDSFFEADVNDRIESNGEKPLEETEYQDADGFFDTDTKEMLIDLIGGVMDDEDDRTIRTIRFELEAMCRSLNHHSSEGFKRNLMTLLRQKGFDAGLCKSRWEKTGRHPGGEYEYVDVLISGNRYIVEVSLGAEFTIARPNETYESLLEVIPKITVIKPNELKKVVRVMCGAIRASLKSRGMLISPWRKNGYMQSKWFGPYKRTVNDLPLILKPVVGNGDGESLLGFEYAAVGCGKNNCRKEIGRMHVVSNLKVLMLSGTS from the exons ATGGCGTATATTCAGACGAGATTCAAACGAATCACAGCGGCTTTTGACGATGATGCTAGGGCACGATTATGTCAAAGCAGTAGCGGAAGTGATCATTCTGCAACGAATTCGGTGACGGATCTTTCCGATTTAATTGACTCGTTTTTTGAAGCAGATGTTAACGATCGAATTGAATCGAACGGTGAAAAACCTCTTGAAGAGACGGAGTATCAGGATGCCGACGGATTTTTCGATACGGATACGAAAGAAATGCTGATTGATTTGATCGGTGGTGTTATGGATGATGAAGATGACCGTACGATTCGTACAATTCGATTCGAGTTAGAAGCTATGTGTCGGAGTTTGAATCATCATTCAAGTGAAGGATTTAAGCGAAATCTAATGACACTACTTCGTCAAAAAGGATTCGATGCAG GTCTTTGTAAGTCACGGTGGGAGAAAACAGGGCGTCATCCAGGTGGCGAATACGAATACGTCGACGTTTTAATATCCGGCAACCGTTACATTGTTGAAGTATCATTAGGAGCTGAATTTACGATCGCAAGGCCAAATGAAACGTATGAATCTTTACTTGAAGTAATACCGAAAATAACGGTAATCAAACCTAATGAATTGAAGAAGGTAGTTAGGGTTATGTGTGGTGCGATTAGAGCGTCATTAAAATCAAGAGGGATGTTGATATCGCCGTGGAGGAAAAACGGATACATGCAATCGAAATGGTTCGGGCCGTATAAACGGACGGTAAACGATTTGCCGTTGATATTAAAGCCGGTGGTGGGAAACGGTGACGGTGAGAGTTTGTTGGGGTTTGAGTATGCGGCGGTTGGTTGTGGTAAAAATAATTGTAGGAAGGAGATAGGGAGAATGCATGTGGTGAGTAACTTGAAAGTTTTAATGTTGAGTGGCACGTCCTAG